One window of the Microplitis demolitor isolate Queensland-Clemson2020A chromosome 10, iyMicDemo2.1a, whole genome shotgun sequence genome contains the following:
- the LOC128668823 gene encoding uncharacterized protein LOC128668823: MAAEAQIALQMQRIDTMRNMSNRLTDAVLATQGAAAIDAELAILTELWNRFNSTHERLYEDVPEIITNEYHTGNAYETANVAYTSLRVRLSAARPAPEPAHEVQPANHDQTAYFGGVHKSNLPQIKLPTFQGSYDEWDSFKDLFTSLVINEDSLTGSQKMHYLKTQVKGEAAALLANLQITDDAFQPAWELLNTRYTNPRRLLDMHIDDLLDRQPLTSHSAADLDALLLANKKSLDAIAALGIPIGELDPFLIRLTVRCLPSDLRVEWMASLGLSNEFPTYQQLHDMLKAKVRAWENSEIGAKITSTQVKSTSERPLSPKSYAKSAATTKQVKFGSSKSATPARSTPSTSTGSASYVAFTPKERTSEPGMCPICREKHFVLFCPSYQKASPLNRRTIVQHYRLCFNCLGRHRYADCRTKQKCRHCDQPHHTSTHLDDGAAAKPAQDAPVADPAHSLNVLLATAIVKLNSLTGSTCTARVLIDQGSELSFVTHSLIKKLDIQLSKAAVPLRGIGNVSAGHSLGSCKMTLHSLHNNASITIQAHVLALLTVNLPSFTLTKKKKWPHITGLQLADPDFLTSRPIDIILGAAPAAHIINAKIRKGSENDPIAQSTSLGWIIYGSVDTATSTLTAHGHHVAVLSKYDDKNSELLKVYSFWEL, translated from the exons ATGGCCGCCGAAGCTCAAATTGCTCTTCAAATGCAACGCATCGACACGATGCGCAATATGTCCAACCGCTTGACTGACGCTGTACTCGCTACCCAAGGTGCTGCCGCCATTGACGCTGAACTCGCTATCCTGACCGAGTTGTGGAACCGCTTCAATTCGACTCACGAGAGGCTATACGAAGACGTACCTGAGATCATTACCAACGAATATCATACAGGTAACGCTTATGAAACCGCTAACGTTGCTTATACCTCTCTTAGAGTGAGACTCAGCGCTGCTAGACCCGCTCCAGAACCTGCTCATGAAGTTCAGCCCGCTAATCACGATCAGACCGCTTACTTTGGTGGAGTGCATAAATCTAACCTGCCACAAATCAAGCTGCCAACTTTCCAAGGGTCGTATGACGAGTGGGACTCGTTCAAGGACTTGTTCACGTCTCTCGTCATTAATGAAGATTCGCTAACTGGGTCTCAGAAGATGCATTACCTGAAGACGCAGGTAAAAGGTGAGGCCGCTGCATTACTCGCTAATCTCCAGATCACAGATGACGCTTTCCAACCCGCTTGGGAGTTGCTGAATACTCGCTACACAAATCCACGTCGATTGctcgatatgcatatcgatGATTTGCTGGATCGCCAACCGCTAACTTCACACTCTGCTGCTGATTTGGACGCACTGTTACTCGCTAACAAAAAATCGCTGGACGCTATCGCTGCATTGGGAATTCCAATTGGTGAGTTGGACCCCTTTTTAATTCGTTTGACTGTTCGCTGCTTGCCTTCAGATCTGAGGGTGGAATGGATGGCTTCGCTTGGGTTATCCAATGAGTTTCCCACTTACCAACAGCTGCACGATATGCTCAAGGCCAAGGTTCGTGCGTGGGAAAACTCAGAGATTGGCGCTAAAATAACCTCAACGCAAGTTAAGAGTACCAGTGAGAGACCACTATCACCAAAGTCTTACGCTAAGTCAGCCGCTACAACCAAACAAGTTAAGTTTGGGAGCAGTAAATCCGCTACTCCTGCTAGATCAACGCCATCTACATCCACCGGTTCCGCTAGCTACGTCGCTTTCACTCCCAAGGAGCGTACGAGTGAACCGGGCATGTGCCCAATCTGCAGGGAGAAGCACTTCGTTCTATTTTGCCCCAGCTACCAGAAGGCGTCGCCACTGAACCGAAGGACGATTGTTCAGCATTACCGCTTATGCTTTAACTGTTTGGGACGCCATCGCTACGCTGACTGCAGGACTAAGCAGAAGTGCCGCCATTGTGATCAGCCACATCACACGTCGACTCATCTTGACGATGGTGCTGCCGCTAAACCAGCACAGGACGCTCCTGTAGCTGACCCAG ctcattcgctcaatgttttactcgctaccgctattgttaagttgaattcgctaacaggaagtacatgtacagcccgtgtacttattgatcaaggatcggagttatcctttgtgacgcattcgctaatcaagaagctggatattcaactcagtaaagcagctgtaccattacgtggaattggtaatgtgtcagctgggcattcgcttgggtcatgcaagatgacgctgcattcgctacacaacaacgcttctattaccatccaagctcatgtgcttgctctattgacggtaaacttaccgtcatttacgctaactaagaagaagaaatggccgcatataactgggctacaactcgctgatccagacttcttgacatcaagacctattgacatcattctgggtgcagcaccagctgcacatataatcaacgctaaaatacgaaaaggAAGTGAAAATGACCCAATCGCTCAGTCAACATCACTTGGttggatcatatatggatctgtGGACACCGCTACATCAACATTGACCGCTCATGGTCATCATGtcgct GTATTATCTAAATACGATGATAAAAATTCCGAATTGCTAAAAGTGTACAGTTTTTGGGAATTATAG